In Arthrobacter sp. MN05-02, one genomic interval encodes:
- a CDS encoding Fe3+-hydroxamate ABC transporter substrate-binding protein, translating to MAPSRLRGLVAAVAVAALTLSACSTGPADSGTAATGGSSASAGADAFPVTIEHAFGETTLTEKPERVATVSWVNADVSLALGVVPVGMPADTYGGNENQSTPWKDAKLEELDAAIGTENAPAQYSETDGIAFDDIAATAPDVILAAYSGLSQEDYDTLSKIAPVVAYPEVAYGTAWQDSTRIIGEALGLSDDAEQLVAETEQAIADAAAEYPQLEGKTFIYGNLEPGSAEGVSVYTANDNRPRFLTELGMVQADVVTANTKGSEEFFIPWSAERANELDSDVFVTWVPDEATEEAIASDPLLSQIPAVESGALVADSDNTLTLSISAANPLSLVWALDRFVPMLGEAADKA from the coding sequence ATGGCCCCCTCACGCCTGCGCGGCCTCGTCGCCGCCGTCGCCGTCGCCGCCCTTACGCTCTCCGCCTGCTCCACCGGCCCTGCCGACAGTGGAACCGCGGCCACCGGTGGCAGCAGTGCCTCCGCCGGCGCGGACGCCTTCCCCGTCACGATCGAGCACGCCTTCGGTGAGACGACGCTCACCGAGAAGCCCGAGCGCGTCGCAACCGTGTCGTGGGTGAACGCGGATGTGTCCCTCGCCCTCGGCGTCGTGCCCGTCGGCATGCCCGCCGACACCTACGGTGGCAACGAGAACCAGTCCACGCCCTGGAAGGACGCGAAGCTCGAGGAGCTCGATGCCGCGATCGGCACGGAGAACGCGCCCGCACAGTACAGCGAGACGGACGGCATCGCGTTCGACGACATCGCGGCCACGGCCCCGGACGTCATCCTCGCCGCGTACTCCGGCCTGTCGCAGGAGGACTACGACACCCTGAGCAAGATCGCGCCCGTCGTCGCCTACCCGGAGGTCGCCTACGGCACCGCCTGGCAGGATTCCACGCGCATCATCGGCGAGGCGCTCGGCCTGTCCGATGATGCCGAGCAGCTCGTGGCGGAGACGGAGCAGGCCATCGCCGATGCGGCCGCCGAGTACCCCCAGCTCGAGGGCAAGACCTTCATCTACGGCAACCTCGAGCCGGGCAGCGCGGAGGGCGTCAGCGTCTACACCGCCAACGACAACCGTCCGCGCTTCCTGACCGAGCTGGGCATGGTGCAGGCCGACGTCGTCACGGCGAACACGAAGGGTTCCGAGGAGTTCTTCATCCCGTGGTCGGCCGAGCGTGCCAACGAACTGGACTCCGACGTCTTCGTCACCTGGGTCCCGGACGAGGCCACCGAGGAGGCCATCGCGAGCGATCCCCTGCTCAGCCAGATCCCTGCCGTGGAGAGCGGAGCGCTCGTCGCCGACAGCGACAACACCCTGACGCTCTCCATCTCGGCGGCCAACCCCCTCAGCCTGGTCTGGGCGCTCGACCG
- a CDS encoding glutathione synthase yields the protein MTTVYALHENPEWFPPFARAFEAEGVEVVEWLLTDGVLDLDAVPPEGIFWSRISASAHTRDHGLSKDYARSVLSWLEAHGRRTVNGRRVLELEMSKVDQLTALKAAGIDTPRTVAAVGRDRIVEAAQGFDAPFIVKHNQGGKGLGVRRFDSHEDLATYVASEEFEEPADGITLVQEFIQAAEPFITRAEIVGGRFVYAIMADTARGGFQLCPADACAIDPETGKPIMPPGATIAPEPDQQLFSLREDFDHPVIAQFEEFARRNHLEVCGIEFIETADGRVLTYDVNTNTNYNAAVEAVAPTSAPRELVRYLATLG from the coding sequence GTGACAACGGTGTACGCCCTGCACGAGAACCCTGAATGGTTCCCGCCCTTCGCCCGCGCCTTCGAGGCCGAGGGCGTCGAGGTGGTCGAATGGCTGCTCACCGACGGGGTGCTGGACCTGGACGCCGTCCCCCCGGAAGGGATCTTCTGGTCCCGCATCAGTGCGTCGGCGCACACCCGGGATCACGGGCTGTCCAAGGACTACGCGCGCTCGGTCCTGTCCTGGCTGGAAGCGCACGGCCGGCGGACCGTGAACGGGCGGCGGGTGCTCGAGCTCGAGATGAGCAAGGTGGACCAGCTGACCGCCCTGAAGGCCGCGGGCATCGACACTCCGCGCACGGTCGCAGCCGTGGGCCGCGACCGCATCGTCGAGGCAGCACAGGGCTTCGACGCACCGTTCATCGTGAAGCACAACCAGGGCGGGAAGGGCCTCGGGGTGCGCAGGTTCGACTCCCACGAGGATCTCGCGACCTACGTCGCCTCGGAGGAGTTCGAGGAGCCGGCCGACGGCATCACCCTGGTGCAGGAGTTCATCCAGGCAGCGGAGCCCTTCATCACGCGCGCCGAGATCGTCGGCGGACGATTCGTCTATGCCATCATGGCGGACACCGCGCGCGGCGGGTTCCAGCTCTGCCCTGCGGACGCCTGTGCGATCGATCCGGAGACCGGCAAGCCCATCATGCCTCCCGGTGCGACGATCGCCCCTGAGCCGGACCAGCAGCTCTTCAGCCTCCGGGAGGACTTCGACCACCCCGTCATCGCGCAGTTCGAGGAGTTCGCGCGGCGCAACCACCTGGAGGTCTGCGGCATCGAGTTCATCGAGACCGCGGACGGGCGGGTCCTGACGTACGACGTCAACACGAACACCAACTACAACGCGGCGGTCGAGGCGGTTGCGCCGACGTCGGCTCCCCGGGAACTCGTCCGGTATCTCGCGACCCTCGGCTGA
- a CDS encoding p-aminobenzoyl-glutamate transporter — MSTTAAPRPGLTDRFLTGVERVGNKLPDPFMLFLILFGITAVVTTGMALGNVTVQVPGAEEATVIKGLFTGEGMTWLTENLGANYLGFPPLATVLPILLAVGVAEKSGLLGALIRKVFGSAPRWALPYAVGFVGVVGSVMSDSAFVIIPPLAALVFKAARRHPVAGLLGGFAAAGAGYSTNLLVTSLDALFAGITTAVTESLPNAGAPVTPLSNYYFNIASSLVLIVIAGFIIDKVLEPRLARQDVPVDEVVEDGERAAAPVVLKAELEPQEARGLRWSVIVGVVVALAIVVAVLLPNSPWRNETGGFLPRSPLLSSIVFIVFLLFTIPGLVYGRVVGTITTGRDVPRVMGEAIKDMAGFLVLAFILGQFIALFNWSGIGSWIAVAGAGALEGIGLTGYPAILAFILLASVLNLFIISGSSMWTLMASVFVPLFALLGYEPAFIQGAFRVGDSATQVITPLNPYMIVLLTMLRKYEPEAGLGTLMARMLPFVVPFWLAWVAILTVFFYLDLPLGPGNDIFIED, encoded by the coding sequence ATGTCGACCACTGCAGCACCCCGCCCGGGACTGACGGACCGGTTTCTCACGGGCGTGGAGAGGGTGGGCAACAAGCTGCCCGACCCGTTCATGCTCTTCCTGATCCTCTTCGGCATCACGGCCGTGGTCACCACCGGCATGGCCCTCGGCAACGTCACCGTGCAGGTGCCGGGCGCCGAGGAGGCGACGGTCATCAAGGGTCTCTTCACGGGCGAGGGCATGACCTGGCTGACGGAGAACCTCGGCGCAAACTACCTCGGCTTCCCGCCCCTGGCCACGGTGCTGCCGATCCTGCTCGCCGTCGGCGTGGCCGAGAAGTCCGGCCTGCTGGGGGCCCTGATCCGCAAGGTGTTCGGCTCGGCTCCCCGCTGGGCCCTGCCGTACGCGGTGGGTTTCGTCGGCGTGGTCGGTTCCGTCATGTCCGACTCCGCCTTCGTCATCATCCCGCCGCTCGCGGCCCTCGTGTTCAAGGCTGCGAGGCGGCATCCGGTGGCCGGGCTGCTCGGCGGGTTCGCGGCGGCGGGAGCGGGATACTCCACGAACCTGCTCGTCACGAGCCTCGACGCATTGTTCGCCGGCATCACGACGGCGGTCACCGAGAGCCTGCCCAACGCCGGCGCACCCGTCACGCCGCTCTCGAACTACTACTTCAACATCGCGTCCTCGCTCGTGCTGATCGTCATCGCCGGGTTCATCATCGACAAGGTGCTCGAACCCCGGCTCGCCCGGCAGGACGTCCCCGTCGACGAGGTGGTGGAGGACGGAGAGCGCGCCGCGGCACCCGTGGTCCTGAAAGCCGAACTGGAGCCACAGGAGGCGCGCGGCCTGCGGTGGTCGGTGATCGTGGGCGTCGTCGTCGCGCTCGCGATCGTGGTGGCCGTGCTCCTGCCGAACTCGCCCTGGCGGAACGAGACGGGCGGGTTCCTGCCGCGCTCGCCGCTGCTGAGCTCGATCGTCTTCATCGTCTTCCTCCTCTTCACCATTCCGGGGCTCGTCTACGGACGGGTGGTCGGCACCATCACCACGGGGCGCGACGTACCCCGCGTCATGGGCGAGGCGATCAAGGACATGGCCGGCTTCCTGGTCCTCGCGTTCATCCTCGGCCAGTTCATCGCGCTGTTCAACTGGTCGGGTATCGGCTCCTGGATCGCTGTCGCGGGTGCCGGGGCGCTCGAGGGAATCGGGCTGACCGGGTACCCGGCCATCCTCGCGTTCATCCTGCTGGCATCCGTGCTGAACCTGTTCATCATCTCGGGCTCCTCGATGTGGACGCTCATGGCATCGGTCTTCGTCCCGCTGTTCGCGCTGCTCGGGTACGAGCCGGCCTTCATCCAAGGAGCGTTCCGGGTAGGGGATTCGGCCACGCAGGTCATCACCCCGCTGAACCCCTACATGATCGTGCTGCTGACCATGCTGAGGAAGTACGAACCGGAAGCGGGCCTGGGCACACTGATGGCCCGGATGCTGCCGTTCGTGGTGCCGTTCTGGCTCGCATGGGTGGCCATCCTGACGGTCTTCTTCTACCTCGACCTGCCGCTGGGGCCGGGCAACGACATCTTCATCGAGGACTGA
- a CDS encoding amidohydrolase: protein MAHPTPPDTAYLQSIDERTRRLLADAVPAPSPFDGAPSALADDVERGVDAVAQRLRHVVQQLHAHPETAFQEHHSAMLLHRELRRHGIDARLGVHGVETSVRAEVGDAGAGPTIAVLAEYDALPEIGHACGHNVIAAAGLGAFLALASVADRLPGRVVLLGTPAEEGHSGKEVLARNGAFDGVDAAIMVHPYGYDLADQVWLGRRLLTITFTGVEAHASAQPFMGRNALDAANLAYQGIGLLRQQLPPSDRVHTNITEGGESPNIIPGRAVLKLYARSQQPATLKDLSRRLEDVARGAALMTGTGVELQWDEHPPSLPIRTNNALTGRWVAAQQRRGRSPLPLGVVSEALAASTDFGNVSYRIPGIHPLIRIAEPATALHTRGFAEAARSAEAEQGALDGAVGLALTALDYLVDASLRTAVHEEFEDQGGAIDVPSYFD from the coding sequence ATGGCTCATCCCACACCGCCGGACACGGCGTACCTGCAGTCCATCGACGAGCGGACGCGGAGGCTCCTCGCCGACGCGGTGCCTGCCCCGTCCCCGTTCGACGGAGCGCCGTCCGCACTGGCCGACGACGTCGAGCGGGGCGTCGATGCCGTCGCGCAGCGCCTCCGGCACGTGGTGCAGCAGTTGCATGCCCATCCGGAGACGGCGTTCCAGGAGCACCACAGTGCCATGCTGCTGCACCGGGAACTCAGGCGGCACGGTATCGATGCCCGCCTGGGCGTGCACGGGGTGGAGACGTCGGTGCGCGCGGAGGTGGGCGATGCGGGCGCGGGCCCGACCATCGCGGTCCTCGCCGAATACGACGCCCTGCCCGAGATCGGCCATGCCTGCGGACACAACGTCATCGCGGCCGCGGGCCTCGGCGCGTTCCTGGCCCTGGCCTCGGTGGCCGACCGGCTGCCCGGCCGCGTCGTGCTCCTCGGGACCCCGGCCGAGGAGGGGCATTCGGGCAAGGAGGTGCTGGCCCGCAACGGGGCGTTCGACGGCGTGGACGCCGCGATCATGGTGCACCCCTACGGCTACGACCTCGCCGACCAGGTGTGGCTCGGGCGGAGGCTGCTCACGATCACGTTCACCGGGGTCGAGGCGCATGCGTCCGCCCAGCCGTTCATGGGCCGGAACGCGCTCGACGCCGCCAACCTCGCCTACCAGGGCATCGGCCTGCTCCGCCAGCAGCTGCCGCCGTCGGACCGCGTCCACACGAACATCACCGAGGGTGGAGAGAGTCCCAACATCATCCCGGGCCGCGCCGTGCTGAAGCTCTACGCCCGCTCGCAGCAGCCGGCGACCCTGAAGGACCTGAGCAGGCGGCTCGAGGACGTCGCCCGCGGCGCTGCCCTGATGACGGGCACGGGCGTGGAACTGCAGTGGGACGAGCATCCGCCGTCCCTGCCCATCCGCACGAACAATGCGCTCACCGGCCGCTGGGTGGCCGCCCAGCAGCGCCGGGGGCGCTCCCCGCTTCCGCTCGGCGTCGTCTCCGAGGCACTCGCGGCGTCCACCGACTTCGGGAACGTGAGCTACCGCATCCCGGGGATCCATCCCCTCATCCGCATCGCCGAGCCGGCCACGGCGCTGCACACGCGCGGGTTCGCGGAGGCGGCCAGGAGCGCGGAGGCGGAGCAGGGAGCGCTCGACGGCGCCGTCGGACTGGCGCTCACCGCGCTGGACTACCTCGTCGACGCCTCCCTGCGTACCGCCGTGCACGAGGAGTTCGAGGACCAGGGCGGCGCGATCGACGTGCCCTCCTACTTCGACTGA